The Gemmata palustris genome includes a region encoding these proteins:
- a CDS encoding co-chaperone GroES, with protein sequence MGLKPIGDRIVVRREAAEEKTAGGILLPDSAKNKPQRGTVVAVGPGKLKPDGSRAAMQLKAGDKVLFTSWAGDEFKDRAADGEILLMHEGDVLCVLG encoded by the coding sequence ATGGGCCTGAAACCAATCGGCGACCGCATCGTTGTTCGCCGCGAAGCCGCCGAAGAGAAGACGGCCGGCGGAATCCTGCTGCCCGACAGCGCCAAGAACAAGCCCCAGCGCGGGACCGTTGTGGCCGTCGGACCGGGCAAACTCAAGCCGGACGGCAGCCGCGCCGCGATGCAGCTCAAGGCCGGGGACAAGGTGCTCTTCACCTCGTGGGCCGGCGACGAGTTCAAGGACCGCGCCGCCGACGGCGAAATTCTCCTGATGCACGAAGGCGACGTGCTGTGCGTTCTCGGGTAA
- a CDS encoding BON domain-containing protein, with amino-acid sequence MRQFSAVLILVALFLVLVGSRFQASDGDKLAAVSRLTARKVQAALPPAVNIAAPVDALRKELPTHADDVVRARLAADKRFVGVEFKVTAEGNVVTLRGVVPDARIKRLAVGVAENTVGVDRVVDELAIPAE; translated from the coding sequence ATGCGCCAGTTCTCGGCCGTCTTGATTCTGGTGGCGCTGTTCCTGGTTCTCGTTGGCAGCCGGTTTCAGGCGTCCGACGGGGACAAGCTCGCGGCCGTATCGCGGCTCACCGCGCGGAAGGTACAAGCCGCGCTCCCGCCGGCCGTGAACATTGCGGCACCGGTGGACGCACTGCGGAAAGAACTGCCGACGCACGCCGACGATGTCGTGCGCGCGCGACTCGCCGCGGACAAGCGGTTCGTGGGCGTCGAGTTCAAGGTGACGGCGGAAGGGAACGTCGTGACGCTCCGCGGCGTGGTGCCGGACGCTCGCATCAAGCGATTGGCAGTCGGCGTGGCCGAGAACACGGTCGGCGTTGATAGGGTGGTGGACGAGTTGGCAATCCCGGCCGAATGA
- a CDS encoding thiolase family protein yields the protein MDAFILSAVRTPIGKFLGGLSELPAPKLGAIAIAEALKRANVKSEAVEDVIMGNVVQAGVGQAPARQAAIFAGLPDTIPAHTTNMVCGSGLKAVMLATQSIRAGDVNVVVAGGMESMSRAPFLLQGVRQGYKYGNQTTTDALVNDGLWCAFENWPMGDAAEHIATKCDVSRADQDRFAAQSHQRAAAAWASGAFADEVVPVQFQAANPKKPVPPVEKDEGIRADTTAEGLAKLKPAFRPDGTVTAGNSSQLSDGGTAVVVASARFVEENGAKPLARIVSYTMSGVAPKDIFIAPVTAVKAACAKAKLAVSDIDLWELNEAFASQMLACGKGLDLDESKVNVHGGAVALGHPIGASGARVLVTLIHALKRHNKRYGCASLCLGGGNAVAVIVERV from the coding sequence ATGGATGCGTTCATCCTTTCCGCGGTCCGCACGCCGATCGGCAAGTTCCTCGGCGGGCTGTCCGAGCTTCCCGCGCCGAAACTCGGGGCCATTGCCATCGCGGAAGCCCTCAAGCGTGCGAACGTGAAGTCGGAAGCGGTCGAAGACGTGATTATGGGCAACGTGGTGCAGGCCGGGGTGGGTCAGGCCCCCGCGCGCCAAGCCGCGATCTTTGCCGGTCTGCCGGACACGATCCCTGCCCACACCACGAACATGGTTTGCGGTTCCGGGCTGAAAGCGGTGATGCTCGCGACTCAGAGCATTCGTGCCGGGGACGTGAACGTCGTTGTCGCCGGCGGGATGGAGAGCATGAGCCGCGCGCCGTTCCTGCTCCAAGGCGTCCGGCAGGGTTACAAGTACGGTAATCAGACGACCACTGACGCGCTCGTGAACGACGGGCTGTGGTGCGCGTTCGAGAACTGGCCGATGGGCGATGCCGCGGAACACATCGCGACTAAATGCGACGTCTCCCGCGCTGACCAGGATCGCTTCGCGGCGCAGAGCCACCAGCGCGCGGCCGCAGCGTGGGCGAGCGGCGCGTTCGCGGACGAAGTGGTACCCGTCCAGTTCCAGGCCGCAAACCCGAAGAAGCCGGTTCCGCCCGTGGAGAAGGATGAAGGGATTCGCGCCGACACAACGGCTGAGGGGCTGGCGAAGCTGAAACCCGCGTTTCGGCCCGATGGCACCGTGACCGCGGGCAACTCATCGCAACTCTCCGACGGCGGCACAGCGGTCGTGGTCGCATCAGCACGATTCGTGGAGGAAAATGGTGCGAAACCGCTCGCGCGGATCGTGAGCTACACCATGAGCGGCGTTGCCCCGAAGGACATCTTCATCGCCCCGGTTACCGCGGTGAAAGCCGCGTGCGCGAAGGCGAAGCTCGCGGTTTCTGACATCGACTTGTGGGAACTTAACGAAGCGTTCGCGTCCCAGATGCTCGCGTGCGGTAAGGGGTTAGACCTCGACGAGTCGAAGGTGAACGTTCACGGCGGCGCGGTCGCGTTGGGCCACCCGATCGGTGCGAGCGGCGCGCGGGTGCTGGTCACGCTGATTCACGCGCTCAAGCGACACAACAAGCGCTACGGCTGCGCGTCGCTGTGCCTCGGCGGGGGAAACGCCGTCGCGGTGATCGTGGAGCGAGTGTAG
- the hemH gene encoding ferrochelatase, whose translation MTGLVLIQLGTPDRPTYGGLLPYLRQFLSDRRVIEVPRAIWLPLLYLRILPFRSGASAEKYRRIWDEKTGSPLLHYTVRQTELLQAHFPNNPVRFGMIVGNPPLRDTIKQMVDSGVDKIIALPMFPQYSATSFASATDSLFTALTKVRRVPAVRVVPPYYDRPGYLDALEAVVRDDLAKLPWEPEHFVISFHGIPQKYAQRGDPYATHVVRTTQALVKRMGWARNRWTQTYQSRFGRSAWLKPYTDDVLTDLAKKGTKRVYVALPGFTADCLETLDEIGNESREIFEHAGGEHLKNGTCLNDHPKWIEGMARILRDEGHGWL comes from the coding sequence ATGACTGGCCTCGTCCTCATCCAACTCGGCACACCGGACCGCCCCACCTACGGCGGGCTGCTCCCGTACCTGCGGCAATTCCTGTCCGACCGGCGCGTGATCGAAGTTCCACGCGCGATCTGGTTACCCCTGCTCTACCTCCGCATCCTGCCGTTCCGCTCGGGGGCGTCGGCCGAGAAGTACCGTCGCATTTGGGACGAAAAGACCGGCTCACCCCTTCTGCATTACACCGTGCGCCAGACGGAGTTATTGCAAGCACATTTCCCCAACAACCCGGTCCGGTTCGGGATGATTGTCGGGAACCCGCCGCTGCGGGACACCATCAAACAGATGGTCGATAGCGGGGTAGACAAGATCATCGCGCTGCCGATGTTCCCGCAATACTCCGCCACGTCCTTCGCCAGTGCGACCGATTCCCTCTTTACAGCGCTCACGAAGGTACGCCGGGTACCCGCGGTGCGAGTGGTGCCGCCGTACTACGACCGCCCCGGGTACCTCGACGCCCTCGAAGCGGTCGTTCGCGACGATCTGGCCAAGCTCCCCTGGGAGCCGGAACACTTCGTCATCAGCTTTCACGGCATCCCGCAAAAGTACGCACAAAGGGGCGACCCCTACGCGACGCACGTCGTGCGCACCACGCAAGCCCTCGTCAAGCGGATGGGCTGGGCGCGAAACCGCTGGACGCAGACGTACCAGTCGCGCTTCGGGCGCAGCGCGTGGCTGAAGCCGTACACGGACGACGTGCTGACGGACCTCGCGAAGAAGGGCACAAAGCGTGTGTATGTAGCGCTGCCGGGCTTCACCGCGGACTGCCTGGAAACGCTCGACGAGATCGGCAACGAGAGCCGCGAAATCTTCGAGCACGCGGGCGGCGAACACCTCAAGAACGGCACCTGCCTCAACGACCACCCGAAGTGGATCGAGGGCATGGCCCGCATCCTCCGCGACGAAGGCCACGGCTGGCTGTAA
- a CDS encoding IS1 family transposase: MWSFVGSKDQVRWVWVALDEGTRRVLAMVVGDRSAATAQRLWGALPRGYRTGVTVYTDFLASYRQAIPRARHRAVGKDTGLTAHVERFWLTLRQRCARFVRKTLSFSKCERNHLGALWYFIRLYNLCHQ; encoded by the coding sequence TTGTGGAGCTTCGTAGGGTCCAAGGATCAGGTGCGGTGGGTTTGGGTGGCCCTGGACGAGGGCACCCGTCGGGTTCTGGCGATGGTCGTCGGGGATCGGTCCGCCGCAACCGCCCAGCGCCTCTGGGGCGCATTGCCCCGTGGGTACCGGACCGGGGTCACCGTGTACACCGACTTCCTCGCCTCGTACCGCCAAGCGATCCCACGCGCCCGGCACCGGGCCGTGGGCAAGGACACGGGCCTCACCGCCCATGTCGAGCGCTTCTGGCTCACCCTCCGCCAGCGATGCGCCCGGTTCGTGCGAAAGACCCTCTCGTTCTCCAAGTGCGAGAGGAATCATCTCGGGGCACTTTGGTACTTTATCCGGCTCTATAACCTGTGCCATCAGTAA
- the groL gene encoding chaperonin GroEL (60 kDa chaperone family; promotes refolding of misfolded polypeptides especially under stressful conditions; forms two stacked rings of heptamers to form a barrel-shaped 14mer; ends can be capped by GroES; misfolded proteins enter the barrel where they are refolded when GroES binds), with product MSAKQIAFDQEARDAMKRGIGKLARAVKVTLGPKGRNVIIQKSFGSPTVTKDGVTVAKEIQLPDHYENMGAAMVKEVASKTSDVAGDGTTTATVLAEAIFNEGLKAVVAGTNPMLMKRGMEKAVEDIVAKLKEMSIPVGGKKGLENVATVAANGDADIGKKLAEAMDKVGKDGVITVEEAKTIDTNYEFVEGMQFDRGYLSPYFINNPETMECELEDAYVLVYEKKISAARDMLPILEKVVQQGKPLLIIAEEVDGEALATLVVNVIKSNYQFKVCAVKAPGYGDRRKAILQDIAVLTGGTAIFEDLGMKLETVTLEDLGSAKKIKVDKDNTTVIEGGGKKAAIKERIATIQKELEKSSSDYDKEKLQERVAKLSGGVAKINVGGATESEVKEKKMRVEDAMHATKAAHQEGILPGGGTALLRSSTGLAAPEGLTDDEKVGYKIIVRACRAPVKQIAENAGEDGNVIAKEVLTKDDKNYGYDARAGRYVDMVQAGIIDPTKVVRSALQNAASVATLLLTSDAMIAEEQKKDSKKDSAPGAYDDMY from the coding sequence ATGTCAGCCAAGCAGATCGCGTTCGACCAGGAAGCCCGCGACGCCATGAAGCGCGGCATCGGCAAGTTGGCCCGCGCGGTCAAAGTCACGCTCGGGCCGAAGGGCCGCAACGTCATCATCCAGAAGTCGTTCGGCAGCCCGACCGTCACCAAGGACGGCGTGACCGTGGCGAAGGAGATCCAGCTCCCCGACCACTACGAGAACATGGGCGCCGCGATGGTCAAGGAGGTCGCGTCGAAGACCTCCGACGTGGCCGGCGACGGCACCACCACCGCGACCGTGCTCGCGGAAGCGATCTTCAACGAGGGCCTGAAGGCCGTCGTCGCGGGCACCAACCCGATGCTCATGAAGCGCGGGATGGAAAAGGCCGTCGAGGACATCGTCGCCAAGCTCAAGGAAATGAGCATCCCGGTCGGCGGCAAGAAGGGCCTGGAGAACGTCGCCACCGTCGCCGCCAACGGCGACGCGGACATCGGCAAGAAGCTGGCCGAGGCGATGGACAAGGTCGGCAAGGACGGCGTCATCACCGTCGAAGAGGCCAAGACCATCGACACGAACTACGAGTTCGTGGAGGGGATGCAGTTCGACCGCGGCTACCTGTCGCCGTACTTCATCAACAACCCCGAAACGATGGAGTGCGAACTCGAGGACGCCTACGTCCTCGTGTACGAGAAGAAGATCAGCGCCGCCCGCGACATGCTCCCGATCCTGGAGAAGGTCGTCCAGCAGGGCAAGCCGCTCCTCATCATCGCCGAGGAAGTGGACGGCGAAGCGCTCGCCACGCTCGTGGTGAACGTCATCAAGTCGAACTACCAGTTCAAAGTCTGCGCGGTGAAGGCGCCGGGCTACGGCGACCGCCGCAAGGCCATCCTCCAGGACATCGCGGTGCTCACCGGCGGCACGGCGATTTTTGAAGACCTGGGCATGAAGCTCGAAACCGTCACGCTCGAAGACCTGGGGTCCGCCAAGAAGATCAAGGTGGACAAGGACAACACCACCGTCATCGAGGGCGGCGGCAAGAAGGCGGCGATCAAGGAGCGCATCGCCACCATCCAGAAGGAACTGGAGAAGAGCAGCAGCGACTACGACAAGGAAAAGCTCCAGGAGCGCGTCGCGAAGCTGTCCGGCGGGGTCGCGAAGATCAACGTCGGCGGGGCGACCGAGAGCGAAGTGAAGGAAAAGAAGATGCGGGTCGAGGACGCGATGCACGCGACCAAGGCCGCGCACCAGGAAGGCATCCTGCCCGGCGGCGGCACCGCCCTGCTCCGCTCCAGCACCGGACTGGCCGCCCCCGAGGGCCTGACCGACGACGAGAAGGTCGGCTACAAGATCATCGTCCGCGCGTGCCGCGCGCCGGTGAAGCAGATCGCGGAGAACGCCGGCGAGGACGGCAACGTGATCGCGAAGGAAGTGCTCACCAAGGACGACAAGAACTACGGGTACGACGCCCGCGCGGGCCGCTACGTGGACATGGTTCAGGCCGGGATCATCGACCCGACGAAGGTGGTCCGCAGTGCGCTCCAGAACGCCGCCAGCGTCGCCACGCTGCTCCTCACCTCCGACGCGATGATCGCCGAAGAGCAGAAGAAGGACAGCAAGAAGGACTCGGCCCCCGGCGCCTACGACGACATGTACTAA
- a CDS encoding TIGR02996 domain-containing protein, whose protein sequence is MTIEENALLAAIAAEPVEDVHRLAYADWLDENGRHERAEFIRVQCERAVLERPARLFSWHDPECRRNAGRHRRLFEWRGDCQRCAELRAYHSGLEQLKTRIKVLRERERG, encoded by the coding sequence GTGACGATCGAAGAAAACGCGCTGCTCGCCGCGATCGCGGCAGAACCTGTCGAGGACGTTCACCGCCTGGCCTACGCCGATTGGCTCGATGAGAATGGCCGCCACGAGCGCGCCGAGTTCATCCGGGTGCAGTGCGAACGTGCAGTATTAGAACGTCCGGCCCGGTTGTTCAGTTGGCACGACCCCGAGTGCCGGCGGAACGCGGGTCGGCACCGGCGCCTGTTCGAGTGGCGCGGCGACTGTCAGCGGTGCGCCGAACTACGCGCGTATCACAGTGGTCTGGAACAACTCAAGACTCGAATCAAAGTGCTCCGCGAGCGCGAGCGTGGGTAG
- a CDS encoding 4Fe-4S dicluster domain-containing protein: MPHVVTANCNDCKYTDCCVVCPVECFYQDETMLYIDPEDCIDCEACVPECPVEAIYSEPNTPSQWTSYIQLNVERSAALKAAGGDAHITEKSPAKEGPDCKKK; encoded by the coding sequence ATGCCCCACGTAGTTACCGCGAACTGTAACGATTGCAAGTATACCGACTGCTGCGTCGTCTGCCCGGTGGAGTGCTTCTACCAGGACGAGACGATGCTCTACATCGACCCGGAAGACTGCATCGACTGCGAGGCGTGCGTCCCGGAGTGTCCGGTCGAGGCGATCTACTCCGAGCCGAACACCCCGTCCCAGTGGACGAGCTACATCCAACTGAACGTCGAGCGCAGCGCCGCACTGAAGGCGGCCGGCGGTGATGCCCACATCACCGAGAAGAGCCCCGCCAAGGAAGGGCCGGATTGCAAGAAGAAATAG
- a CDS encoding RNA polymerase sigma factor has product MSRRLLLRLLASAPPATDHVADAELLRRFVASNDSAAFELVARRHADAVWATCRRTLRSEADAEDAFQATFLALIRKAKTISAPCVGGWLHRVAVNASLKLRERAARNSPLEPNQLDAIPAPFADRPDTERAVAVHEELARLPERDRLPVVLCDLEGLSHADAAKALGWPIGTVSGRLSRARAKLRERLALRGLAPVAALIPALTAPPHLIANARSLTAGTAPPAVVSLTEGVLVMLKTTSWTWAGGIGVAGLLGIGSVFALASGDGKGLAPLPGIALAPVPVMADNPAPAKDKPADEKWIQGQTTGTPAIPPTAFPELALPEPDPNDPEKRKAAFEKLCPRLTGGIVLKIEATDDTLRKLLKARLHQGTLEFQRFQEALEVVGPREADVPLTYNCLSDMQATVAELWAKEPKELVPWLEELLILAKKLERSTHLRVEAGAIRPMNLNHAIRHRLALEAALWKVKNGK; this is encoded by the coding sequence ATGTCGCGCCGATTGCTACTTCGATTACTCGCGTCCGCGCCGCCCGCGACCGATCACGTCGCGGACGCGGAGTTGCTGCGCCGATTCGTCGCGTCGAACGACTCGGCCGCGTTCGAGTTGGTCGCGCGCCGGCACGCGGACGCGGTATGGGCCACGTGTCGGCGCACGCTCCGGTCCGAGGCCGACGCCGAAGATGCGTTCCAGGCCACGTTTCTCGCGCTCATTCGCAAGGCCAAGACGATCAGCGCGCCGTGTGTCGGCGGGTGGCTGCACCGCGTGGCAGTGAATGCGTCGCTCAAGCTCCGTGAGCGTGCGGCCCGCAATTCCCCTCTCGAACCGAACCAACTCGACGCGATCCCGGCGCCCTTCGCGGACCGGCCCGATACGGAACGCGCGGTGGCCGTTCACGAGGAACTCGCGCGGCTCCCCGAGCGCGACCGCCTCCCCGTTGTGCTGTGCGACCTCGAAGGCCTGTCGCACGCGGACGCGGCAAAAGCACTCGGCTGGCCGATCGGCACCGTGTCCGGGCGCCTCAGCCGCGCACGGGCGAAACTCCGCGAGCGACTCGCCCTTCGCGGGCTGGCGCCGGTCGCCGCACTGATCCCCGCACTGACCGCCCCTCCGCACCTGATCGCGAACGCTCGATCCCTGACCGCGGGCACTGCGCCGCCCGCGGTCGTCTCTCTCACCGAAGGAGTCCTTGTAATGCTGAAAACGACGAGTTGGACGTGGGCCGGCGGCATCGGCGTTGCCGGCTTGCTCGGGATAGGCAGCGTATTCGCACTGGCCTCTGGTGACGGCAAAGGGCTGGCCCCGCTCCCGGGTATCGCGCTCGCGCCCGTTCCGGTCATGGCCGATAATCCCGCACCGGCGAAGGACAAACCCGCCGACGAGAAGTGGATTCAAGGCCAGACAACCGGCACGCCGGCCATCCCACCGACAGCATTTCCCGAACTCGCCTTACCCGAACCGGACCCGAATGACCCCGAGAAGCGCAAAGCCGCTTTCGAGAAGTTGTGTCCGCGACTGACCGGGGGAATCGTTCTGAAAATTGAAGCGACTGATGACACGCTCCGCAAACTGTTGAAAGCGCGCCTACACCAAGGCACGTTAGAATTTCAACGTTTTCAGGAAGCACTTGAGGTTGTGGGGCCAAGAGAAGCCGACGTCCCCCTCACATACAATTGCTTGTCCGACATGCAAGCGACAGTAGCAGAGTTGTGGGCGAAGGAGCCGAAAGAACTCGTTCCGTGGCTCGAGGAGCTGCTCATACTCGCCAAGAAACTAGAACGATCCACTCACCTTCGCGTGGAAGCCGGTGCCATCCGACCCATGAATCTCAATCACGCGATCCGGCACCGACTGGCACTCGAAGCGGCGCTGTGGAAGGTGAAGAACGGGAAGTAG
- a CDS encoding IS1/IS1595 family N-terminal zinc-binding domain-containing protein, which produces MSKSATALAPIPPCPRCSGTHVVRNGANASGTPVFRCQACRRRFVAAPKKGPVGASDQALVLRLLGERVGIRAIARITGRSRSWIQGFVNALYRDDTPRDPGPPPKSPVRS; this is translated from the coding sequence ATGAGCAAATCGGCTACCGCCCTGGCCCCGATCCCGCCGTGCCCCCGGTGCTCGGGAACTCACGTGGTCCGGAACGGGGCCAACGCTTCTGGCACTCCGGTGTTCCGCTGCCAGGCGTGCCGCCGGCGGTTCGTGGCCGCTCCCAAGAAGGGTCCGGTCGGCGCGTCCGACCAAGCCCTGGTGCTCCGGTTGCTGGGCGAGCGGGTCGGGATCCGAGCCATCGCCCGGATCACCGGCCGGTCCCGGTCTTGGATCCAAGGGTTCGTCAACGCCCTGTACCGGGACGACACCCCGCGCGACCCGGGACCGCCCCCAAAAAGTCCGGTCCGGTCGTGA
- a CDS encoding ThiF family adenylyltransferase, with the protein MIDTNPLERYSRQMRFPGLGKVGQEKLLASRVTLCGCGALGTVLANVLVRAGVGFVRVIDRDFVEPSNLQRQVLFDESDVANNLPKAEAAATKLRQINSSITVEPIVADINRTNIEEFCEGADLILDGSDNFEIRYLINDVAIKHNKPWVYGGAVGSQGMSMTIIPGETPCLRCVFEAAPAPGETGTCETAGVLAPAVNIVASYQSTEAIKLLSGNKAAVNRELLILDVWENTNKRVKVAPLAGRKGQCPCCAKRNFEWLDGAHGTQTTSLCGRNAVQVSHRVKGKLDFAYLASVLKQSGEVSYNKFLLKFQLTENGDPYEFTVFEDGRAIIKGTSEPDKARTLYAKYVGH; encoded by the coding sequence ATGATCGACACCAACCCGCTCGAACGATACTCCCGGCAGATGCGCTTCCCCGGTCTCGGCAAAGTCGGGCAGGAGAAACTGCTCGCGTCGCGCGTCACGCTGTGCGGGTGCGGGGCGCTCGGCACCGTGCTCGCGAACGTGCTGGTCCGCGCGGGCGTCGGGTTCGTGCGCGTCATCGACCGCGACTTCGTCGAGCCGTCGAACCTCCAGCGCCAGGTGCTGTTCGACGAATCCGACGTGGCAAACAACCTGCCCAAAGCGGAGGCCGCGGCAACCAAGCTCCGGCAGATCAACTCATCGATCACGGTGGAGCCGATCGTCGCGGACATCAATCGCACCAACATTGAGGAGTTCTGCGAAGGCGCCGATCTCATTCTCGACGGGAGCGATAACTTCGAGATCCGGTACCTCATCAACGACGTCGCCATCAAACATAACAAGCCGTGGGTGTACGGCGGCGCGGTCGGCAGCCAGGGGATGAGCATGACCATCATCCCCGGTGAAACGCCGTGCCTGCGCTGTGTGTTCGAGGCAGCTCCCGCTCCGGGCGAAACCGGCACCTGCGAAACCGCGGGCGTACTGGCTCCCGCGGTGAACATCGTCGCGAGTTACCAGTCCACGGAAGCGATCAAGTTGCTCTCCGGCAACAAGGCCGCGGTGAACCGCGAACTGCTCATTCTCGACGTGTGGGAGAACACGAACAAGCGCGTGAAGGTGGCGCCGTTGGCCGGGCGGAAGGGGCAGTGCCCGTGCTGCGCGAAACGCAATTTCGAGTGGCTCGACGGCGCGCACGGCACGCAAACGACCTCTCTGTGCGGGCGCAACGCGGTCCAGGTGAGCCACCGCGTGAAGGGCAAGCTCGACTTCGCGTACCTCGCGAGCGTGCTGAAACAGTCCGGCGAAGTGAGCTACAACAAGTTCCTGCTGAAGTTCCAGCTCACCGAGAACGGCGACCCCTACGAGTTCACCGTGTTCGAGGACGGGCGCGCGATCATCAAGGGCACGAGCGAACCGGACAAGGCTCGTACCCTTTACGCGAAGTACGTCGGGCACTGA
- a CDS encoding DNA alkylation repair protein, with translation MDEVRKGVSRRADISPELLAQLNAGTTASATLAEGLAIDFAALLVAAVPDVPADLVAVVREMASEGVTRRMDAVGEVLLRHLTLDGLPAIAEHPSDTVRGWACYVIGRAPKLKLNTKLTLIRPLADDRHFGVREWAWMAIRPHLAKNVGHAVKALEPWARDPSPNVRRFASEATRPRGVWCAHIEALKQNPELALPLLEPLKADPAKYVQDSVGNWLNDAAKSQPAWVKALCARWQGESPTDATARISQRALRNVGGGK, from the coding sequence ATGGACGAAGTACGGAAAGGCGTGTCGCGTCGGGCAGACATTTCGCCCGAATTGCTCGCGCAACTGAACGCAGGGACCACGGCGTCCGCGACGCTGGCCGAAGGGTTGGCCATCGACTTCGCGGCGCTGCTCGTCGCGGCGGTACCGGACGTGCCCGCGGATCTGGTCGCGGTCGTTCGCGAGATGGCCAGCGAGGGTGTCACCCGGCGCATGGACGCCGTTGGCGAAGTGCTGTTGCGCCACCTCACGCTCGACGGTTTGCCGGCGATCGCGGAACACCCATCAGACACGGTCCGCGGGTGGGCGTGCTACGTCATCGGGCGTGCCCCAAAGCTAAAACTCAATACGAAGCTTACACTCATCCGCCCGCTGGCCGACGATCGACACTTCGGCGTGCGCGAGTGGGCGTGGATGGCGATCCGGCCGCACCTCGCGAAGAACGTCGGGCACGCGGTGAAGGCACTGGAGCCGTGGGCTCGCGATCCGTCGCCGAACGTCCGCCGGTTCGCGAGCGAGGCCACCCGTCCGCGTGGAGTCTGGTGCGCGCACATCGAGGCGTTGAAGCAGAACCCGGAGTTGGCCCTTCCGCTGCTGGAACCACTCAAGGCTGACCCAGCGAAGTACGTTCAGGATTCCGTCGGCAACTGGCTCAACGACGCGGCCAAGAGCCAACCGGCGTGGGTCAAAGCGCTCTGCGCGCGATGGCAGGGAGAGTCACCCACCGACGCGACCGCGCGCATCAGCCAGCGGGCACTGCGAAATGTGGGTGGAGGGAAATAG
- a CDS encoding cysteine desulfurase produces MIYLDNAATSFPKAEGVYVAMDRFARTSLANPGRSGHKMALESEHALSDARHRLNRFFNGRDADHWAFTLNCTDALNMAFKGVLNDGDHVITTDLEHNSVSRPLVALAQANRITLTRVPADAGGTIDPEAIRAAIGPKTKLIAMTHASNVLGTVQPIADVGRIAREHDLLFLVDAAQTVGVLPVDIQSANIDLLAFPGHKSLLGPTGTGALFVGPRVTLRPWREGGTGGDSLTPTQPTDFPHHLEGGTPNVLGVVGLVAGLDYVEEKGVEAIRRHELGLCERLRAALLELPGFELFGHADPARRVSALSFRCEALAAPELAGLLDQSFNIAVRPGLHCAPYIHKALGTAPDGLVRVSPGSFNTEADIDHLVDALKQITSAV; encoded by the coding sequence ATGATCTACCTCGATAACGCCGCGACCAGTTTCCCCAAGGCCGAGGGCGTGTACGTCGCGATGGACCGCTTCGCGCGGACCTCGCTGGCCAACCCCGGGCGCTCCGGGCACAAGATGGCCCTGGAGTCCGAACACGCGCTGTCCGACGCCCGGCACCGGCTCAACCGGTTCTTCAACGGGCGCGACGCGGACCACTGGGCGTTCACGCTCAACTGTACTGATGCGCTCAACATGGCGTTCAAGGGCGTGCTGAACGACGGCGACCACGTCATCACCACCGACCTCGAACACAACAGCGTGTCGCGCCCGCTCGTCGCGCTCGCGCAGGCCAACCGCATCACGCTCACGCGCGTGCCGGCCGACGCGGGCGGGACCATCGACCCGGAAGCGATCCGCGCCGCGATCGGCCCGAAGACCAAGCTCATCGCGATGACGCACGCGAGCAACGTGCTCGGGACCGTGCAGCCGATCGCGGACGTGGGGCGCATCGCGCGCGAACACGACCTGCTGTTCCTCGTCGACGCGGCCCAGACCGTGGGCGTGCTCCCGGTCGATATACAAAGCGCGAACATTGACCTGCTCGCGTTCCCCGGTCACAAGTCGCTGCTCGGGCCGACCGGTACCGGCGCGCTGTTCGTCGGTCCGCGCGTCACGCTGCGCCCGTGGCGCGAGGGGGGGACCGGCGGGGACTCGCTCACGCCCACGCAGCCGACCGACTTCCCGCACCACCTCGAGGGCGGCACGCCGAACGTGCTCGGTGTCGTCGGGCTCGTTGCGGGGTTGGACTACGTGGAGGAAAAGGGCGTTGAAGCGATTCGCCGGCACGAACTGGGGCTCTGCGAGCGACTGCGTGCGGCACTCTTGGAACTGCCCGGCTTCGAGCTGTTCGGCCACGCGGACCCGGCCCGAAGAGTGAGTGCGCTCAGCTTCCGGTGCGAGGCGCTCGCCGCGCCGGAACTCGCGGGGCTTCTCGATCAGTCGTTCAACATCGCGGTGCGCCCCGGGCTGCACTGTGCGCCGTACATCCACAAAGCGCTCGGTACCGCGCCGGACGGACTCGTCCGCGTCAGCCCCGGTTCCTTCAACACCGAAGCCGATATCGATCACCTCGTTGACGCGCTGAAGCAGATCACTAGCGCGGTGTGA